One segment of Candidatus Pantoea bituminis DNA contains the following:
- a CDS encoding DeoR/GlpR family DNA-binding transcription regulator: MAQNPQDNSLGVFMAETLPSDSRQARQLARRQLIAEAVMAAGAIRIEELTERFGISLMTAHRDIDEMVERGLLHKSRGVVSATPTSLVESSDIYRATRQLEEKQAIAEVAAGYLETGQAIFLDDSTTVLQMARFLPAKAPLTVITNSLTLMSELKNVRDITLLGLGGQFHNWCNAFMGRMTRKEIASLRADMFFVSMSAITDDTVFHQSAETVETKRAMFESSQKRVLMMDNTKFERRALHSFAHLSEFDVVIVNQGTPVPTLHRLQDLGVNVVIAPLKMPAVRKTAED; encoded by the coding sequence ATGGCGCAAAACCCGCAGGATAATTCTCTCGGCGTATTTATGGCAGAAACGTTACCCAGCGACAGCCGACAAGCACGACAACTGGCGCGACGCCAACTGATTGCGGAAGCCGTAATGGCCGCAGGCGCCATCCGTATTGAAGAGTTAACCGAGCGCTTTGGCATCAGCCTGATGACCGCGCATCGTGATATAGATGAAATGGTAGAGCGTGGCTTGTTGCACAAATCACGCGGTGTGGTTTCAGCAACCCCAACCAGCTTGGTTGAATCCAGCGATATCTATCGAGCAACGCGCCAACTTGAGGAAAAGCAGGCGATTGCGGAAGTGGCGGCGGGTTATCTTGAAACTGGGCAGGCTATTTTTCTTGATGATTCCACGACCGTGCTGCAAATGGCGCGCTTTCTCCCTGCTAAAGCCCCTTTGACCGTAATTACCAATTCGCTGACGTTAATGAGTGAGTTGAAGAATGTGCGCGACATTACGCTGTTGGGCTTGGGAGGGCAGTTCCATAACTGGTGTAACGCCTTTATGGGCCGGATGACACGCAAAGAGATTGCCAGCCTGCGTGCTGACATGTTTTTTGTCAGCATGTCGGCTATCACCGACGACACCGTGTTTCACCAGTCAGCAGAAACGGTTGAAACCAAGCGCGCCATGTTTGAATCCTCGCAGAAACGCGTTCTGATGATGGATAACACTAAGTTTGAACGTCGGGCGCTGCACAGTTTTGCGCATTTAAGCGAGTTTGATGTTGTCATTGTTAACCAAGGTACGCCGGTGCCGACTTTACATCGCCTGCAAGATTTGGGGGTAAATGTGGTTATCGCGCCGTTAAAAATGCCTGCTGTTCGCAAAACCGCTGAAGATTAA
- a CDS encoding D-ribose ABC transporter substrate-binding protein, with product MFNNSKRFILAAAAVAVTAFATPSWADNGLMTIIVNDPSNPYWLTEGQVAQKAAEKLGYSAKVSAHKGDTNTESQLIDTAITNKSKAIILDPANADGSIGSVKKAIAANIPVFVINAELNQSGLAKAQLVSNNAQGAAVGAMEWVKQVGDNASYVELVGPPSDNNAATRANGFETVLTQYPDLKQVGKEVANWDRTQGFNKMQSLLQANPNIKGVISGNDEMALGAIAALKEAGKLNQIKVGGFDGSPDAVDAVKAGTLAYTVMQPVAQFAQKAVEQADSFLKTGKTGAASEKQLFDCVLITKENADKFVSPFVLSE from the coding sequence ATGTTTAATAACAGCAAACGTTTCATTCTGGCAGCCGCCGCTGTCGCAGTCACCGCTTTTGCTACACCCAGCTGGGCCGATAATGGGCTGATGACCATCATCGTTAACGATCCTTCCAATCCTTATTGGTTAACGGAAGGGCAAGTCGCGCAGAAGGCCGCAGAAAAGCTGGGCTATAGCGCCAAAGTCAGCGCGCACAAGGGTGATACCAACACCGAGAGCCAGCTTATCGATACCGCGATTACCAACAAATCAAAAGCGATCATCCTCGATCCCGCGAATGCGGACGGTTCAATCGGTTCGGTGAAGAAAGCTATTGCGGCCAATATCCCGGTATTTGTGATTAATGCTGAGCTTAACCAAAGCGGTTTAGCCAAAGCGCAATTGGTGTCAAACAATGCGCAGGGCGCGGCAGTGGGTGCAATGGAATGGGTAAAACAAGTCGGGGACAACGCAAGCTATGTTGAGCTAGTCGGCCCACCTTCAGATAACAATGCCGCCACCCGCGCCAACGGTTTTGAAACGGTGTTAACGCAATATCCAGACTTAAAACAGGTCGGTAAAGAAGTGGCGAACTGGGACCGCACACAAGGCTTTAATAAAATGCAGTCGCTGCTGCAGGCGAACCCCAATATTAAAGGTGTTATCAGCGGTAATGATGAAATGGCATTGGGTGCTATTGCGGCATTAAAAGAAGCGGGCAAGCTGAATCAAATTAAAGTCGGTGGCTTTGACGGTTCGCCGGATGCGGTTGACGCAGTGAAAGCGGGCACGTTGGCTTATACCGTCATGCAACCTGTTGCGCAGTTTGCACAAAAAGCGGTTGAACAAGCCGACAGTTTCTTGAAAACCGGTAAAACCGGCGCGGCTTCTGAGAAGCAACTTTTCGACTGCGTATTGATTACTAAAGAAAACGCCGACAAGTTTGTATCACCTTTTGTTTTATCTGAGTAA
- a CDS encoding ABC transporter permease yields the protein MTDRTQILSASPPVTKKASPSKGTNIARLLLEGRAFIALLIIIATFSLLSPNYFTGANFLTMASHVAIFGLPAIGMLLVILNGGIDLSVGSTLGLAGVFAGFLMQGVNLEALGVVLYLPVWAVAVLTLAMGALVGLVNGILIAWCRVPAFVATLGSLYVARGVALLMTNGLTYNKLSGSEALGNTGFDWLGFNRIFNIPVGVLVLGVVALACGFLLSRSAFGRWLYASGGNERAADLSGVPVKRIKVSVYVLSGICAAMAGLVLSSQLTSAGPTAGTTYELTAIAAVVIGGAALTGGRGNVRGTLLGAFVIGFLSDGLVIIGVSAYWQTVFTGAVIVLAVLLNTLQYGRRGR from the coding sequence ATGACTGACAGAACTCAAATATTGAGCGCATCACCGCCTGTCACTAAAAAAGCGAGTCCGTCTAAAGGCACGAATATTGCTCGCTTGCTGTTGGAAGGTCGCGCCTTTATTGCTTTGCTGATCATTATCGCGACCTTTTCCTTGCTCTCACCCAACTACTTTACCGGCGCAAACTTTTTAACCATGGCCTCTCACGTTGCCATTTTCGGCTTGCCGGCAATTGGCATGCTGCTGGTGATTTTGAATGGCGGAATTGACCTCTCGGTGGGATCGACGCTGGGCCTGGCTGGCGTGTTTGCCGGCTTTTTGATGCAAGGCGTGAACTTAGAGGCGCTGGGCGTGGTGCTTTATCTGCCGGTGTGGGCCGTAGCGGTTCTAACGCTGGCGATGGGGGCATTGGTGGGATTGGTCAACGGTATTTTGATTGCCTGGTGCCGTGTACCGGCATTCGTCGCGACACTCGGCTCATTGTATGTCGCACGTGGCGTGGCACTGCTGATGACCAACGGCCTGACTTATAACAAATTATCGGGCAGCGAAGCGCTCGGCAATACCGGTTTTGACTGGCTGGGCTTCAATCGCATCTTCAACATTCCGGTTGGCGTATTAGTGCTGGGCGTGGTGGCGCTGGCCTGCGGTTTCTTGCTGAGTCGTTCGGCGTTTGGTCGCTGGTTATATGCTTCTGGCGGCAACGAACGTGCTGCGGACTTGTCCGGTGTGCCGGTTAAACGCATCAAAGTCAGTGTTTATGTGCTTTCCGGCATTTGCGCTGCGATGGCCGGATTGGTGCTCTCTTCACAACTGACTTCTGCAGGCCCAACGGCGGGTACCACCTACGAATTAACAGCGATTGCTGCCGTGGTCATTGGTGGCGCGGCGCTGACCGGTGGACGCGGCAATGTGCGCGGCACGCTTCTCGGTGCATTCGTCATCGGTTTTCTCTCAGATGGACTGGTAATTATCGGCGTTTCTGCTTACTGGCAGACGGTATTTACTGGCGCAGTTATCGTGCTGGCTGTGTTGCTGAACACCCTGCAATACGGTCGACGCGGAAGATAG
- a CDS encoding DUF2291 domain-containing protein, giving the protein MSDVSTLTSQLSRRRLRRYSFISLAVIVVIGAMALDTKVVKKGSADDVQEQAFSPDSYGSKHFPDIQKDVAARAIDAKTLAEALLANQQEAAKKYGVGSPLPVMSVKLEGVVEQGKMGIYALKVADMPQGIQVRMQTGPAITGTDLRDATGKIQFGDFTNQIEYQNAGSAINRAMKTAVLDKVDNAALTGKTVQVVGVFRLLNPKNWMITPVSLEVK; this is encoded by the coding sequence ATGTCCGATGTCTCTACACTTACGAGCCAACTTTCCCGCCGCCGCTTACGGCGCTACAGCTTTATTAGTCTCGCCGTCATCGTGGTGATCGGTGCAATGGCATTGGACACCAAAGTGGTCAAAAAAGGCTCAGCTGACGATGTGCAAGAGCAGGCTTTTTCGCCCGACAGCTACGGCAGCAAACACTTCCCTGATATTCAGAAAGACGTTGCTGCGCGAGCCATTGATGCCAAAACACTGGCAGAAGCCTTGCTGGCTAATCAGCAAGAAGCGGCGAAAAAATATGGCGTGGGTTCACCACTTCCGGTGATGTCGGTGAAACTGGAAGGCGTGGTAGAGCAAGGAAAAATGGGCATTTACGCGTTGAAAGTGGCCGATATGCCACAAGGGATACAGGTAAGGATGCAAACTGGGCCAGCCATTACCGGTACCGATCTGCGTGATGCAACGGGCAAAATCCAGTTCGGCGATTTCACTAACCAAATCGAATATCAGAACGCGGGTTCAGCGATTAACCGCGCGATGAAAACCGCCGTGTTAGACAAAGTCGATAACGCTGCCTTAACCGGTAAAACCGTGCAGGTGGTGGGCGTGTTTCGTTTACTCAATCCTAAAAACTGGATGATCACGCCGGTTAGTCTGGAGGTGAAATGA
- a CDS encoding FGGY-family carbohydrate kinase: MDNRDIILGLDSGTSVVKAVAFDLEGTQLACASVRNTYYRGEGGAAQQSMTQTWQDAVNAMRKLGEHVENLNARVVAIAVTAQGDGSWLVGADNQPIGDAWIWLDARAASTVEQLNHSALAGARFNATGTGLNTCQQGSQLAHMDRHFPALLEHCEVALHCKDWLYLNLTGVRATDPSEASFTFGNFRHQRYDDTVIAALGLEHRRDLLPEIIDGTQITHPLTREAAALTGLAVGIPVCLGYVDMAMTALGAGVHTGEANTACSIVGSTGVHLRAVAIDDVWLNPAQTGYVIPLPWPGYVTQVQTNMASTLNLDWLLKVASDLLNSFGCEADHARLVAHIDRWLSEAKPGSLLYHPYISIAGERGPFVNSEARASFIGLSYNHQFGDLVRAVIEGIGMAARDCYQAMGGALPGELRLTGGAIRSAHLRQILSACIGVPVRSSRREEAGAAGAAMMAAVAIGAYPTMQRCVETWVTPLLDPPEAPPAELVARYQHLFASYQQIRSDLPSVWHQLKQ; this comes from the coding sequence ATGGATAATCGCGACATTATTCTGGGTCTGGATTCGGGTACTTCCGTAGTAAAAGCGGTGGCGTTTGATCTTGAAGGTACACAACTCGCCTGCGCCTCAGTGCGCAACACCTATTACCGTGGTGAAGGCGGTGCGGCGCAGCAATCCATGACGCAAACCTGGCAAGACGCAGTGAATGCCATGCGCAAGCTGGGCGAACACGTAGAGAATCTGAATGCCCGCGTGGTGGCGATTGCGGTTACCGCTCAGGGGGATGGAAGCTGGTTGGTGGGTGCCGATAATCAACCCATTGGTGACGCCTGGATTTGGCTGGATGCGCGTGCGGCATCAACGGTTGAGCAGCTGAATCACTCGGCGCTTGCTGGCGCACGTTTTAACGCCACGGGAACCGGACTAAATACTTGTCAGCAGGGATCACAACTTGCGCATATGGATCGCCACTTTCCCGCGTTGCTTGAGCACTGCGAAGTGGCGCTGCACTGCAAAGACTGGCTTTATCTTAACCTCACGGGTGTGCGCGCCACCGATCCTTCTGAAGCCAGCTTTACGTTTGGTAATTTCCGTCATCAGCGCTATGACGACACGGTGATTGCCGCGCTGGGGCTGGAACATCGCCGAGATTTGTTGCCAGAAATTATTGATGGCACACAAATCACCCATCCGCTTACTCGGGAAGCCGCTGCATTGACTGGCTTAGCTGTCGGCATACCTGTTTGTTTGGGCTATGTCGATATGGCCATGACCGCGCTGGGTGCGGGCGTCCATACCGGCGAAGCCAATACCGCCTGTTCGATTGTGGGCTCCACCGGCGTTCATCTGCGTGCCGTCGCCATTGACGATGTTTGGCTCAACCCTGCGCAGACCGGTTATGTCATCCCTTTGCCATGGCCCGGTTATGTCACGCAGGTGCAAACCAATATGGCCTCAACGTTGAATCTCGATTGGTTGCTCAAAGTCGCCAGCGATTTACTTAACAGTTTTGGTTGCGAAGCCGATCATGCCCGTTTAGTGGCACACATTGATCGCTGGCTGAGCGAAGCCAAACCCGGCAGCTTGCTTTATCACCCGTATATCTCCATCGCAGGAGAACGCGGCCCATTTGTGAATTCTGAAGCACGCGCCAGTTTTATTGGGCTGAGCTACAACCACCAGTTTGGTGATTTGGTTCGTGCGGTTATTGAGGGTATCGGCATGGCCGCGCGTGATTGCTATCAGGCAATGGGCGGCGCACTGCCCGGCGAGTTGCGTTTGACCGGTGGCGCTATACGTTCTGCACACCTGCGCCAGATCCTTTCAGCCTGCATTGGTGTGCCGGTACGCAGCAGTCGTCGAGAGGAAGCTGGCGCGGCAGGCGCCGCGATGATGGCAGCGGTGGCAATCGGTGCTTATCCCACCATGCAGCGCTGCGTGGAAACCTGGGTTACGCCTCTGCTTGATCCTCCTGAAGCGCCACCCGCAGAGTTGGTCGCGCGCTATCAACACCTTTTCGCCAGCTATCAACAAATCCGCAGCGATCTGCCCTCGGTCTGGCATCAACTGAAACAGTAA
- a CDS encoding glycerol-3-phosphate dehydrogenase, whose protein sequence is MSENLLDLFVIGGGINGAGIARDAAGRGLSVMMCEKDDLAQGTSSRSGKLVHGGLRYLEYYEFRLVREALIEREVLLNSAPHIIWPMRFVLPHSPNDRPAWLVRLGLFLYDHLGGRQKLPGTRSLNLARDPEGAPLLDQYKKGFEYSDCWVDDARLVTLNALDAAERGATILPRTRCLAAKRLEGKWQITLQDEASGAQRTVLARVLVNAAGPWVLDIVNQVTQTRSSRSVRLVKGSHIIVPKFWEGQQAYLVQNSDKRVIFINPYEGDKALIGTTDIPWQGKAEAVTADDTEQQYLIDVVNRYFKVKLTPSDIITRFSGVRPLFDDGKGNPSAVTRDYVFDLDDQQNAPLLHVFGGKITTFRKLAEHAMQKLAPFFPTMGPNWTRGATLPGGEIANADFEGFLQQVKAQYPWLPQALRKHYARLYGARLSQVVGNSIQIADLGRHFGGLLYEAEVRYLVEKEWAQQAEDVMWRRTKHKLHLSPEQQQAFTQWFDATFVTTSPEPLRVNVG, encoded by the coding sequence ATGAGTGAAAATCTACTGGATTTATTTGTCATCGGCGGCGGTATCAATGGTGCAGGCATTGCCCGTGATGCGGCTGGGCGCGGATTGTCAGTGATGATGTGTGAAAAAGATGACCTGGCGCAAGGGACTTCTTCACGCTCCGGCAAACTGGTTCATGGTGGCCTGCGCTACCTCGAATATTACGAATTTCGTCTGGTGCGTGAAGCGTTGATTGAACGCGAAGTTTTGCTGAACTCTGCGCCCCATATTATCTGGCCGATGCGCTTTGTTTTGCCGCACAGTCCGAACGATCGCCCTGCCTGGCTGGTTCGTCTTGGTTTGTTTCTGTATGACCATCTTGGAGGACGCCAGAAGTTACCCGGCACGCGTTCGTTAAATCTGGCCCGCGATCCCGAAGGCGCACCGCTGCTCGATCAATATAAAAAAGGGTTTGAGTATTCAGATTGCTGGGTTGATGACGCGCGTCTGGTTACGCTAAATGCTTTAGACGCTGCCGAGCGCGGTGCCACCATTCTTCCGCGCACGCGCTGCCTTGCGGCAAAGCGGCTGGAAGGAAAATGGCAAATTACCTTACAGGATGAAGCCAGCGGCGCGCAGCGGACGGTTTTAGCCCGCGTGCTGGTCAATGCTGCCGGTCCTTGGGTGTTGGACATCGTGAATCAGGTCACGCAGACCCGCAGCAGCCGAAGCGTGCGGCTGGTCAAGGGTTCGCACATCATCGTGCCTAAATTCTGGGAAGGCCAGCAGGCGTACCTGGTACAAAACAGTGATAAACGCGTCATCTTTATCAATCCGTATGAAGGTGACAAAGCGCTGATCGGCACTACCGATATTCCGTGGCAAGGCAAAGCTGAAGCCGTCACGGCTGATGATACTGAACAGCAATATCTTATTGATGTCGTTAATCGCTATTTTAAAGTGAAGCTCACGCCCAGCGATATTATTACCCGTTTTTCTGGTGTGCGGCCGTTGTTTGATGATGGCAAAGGCAATCCATCTGCGGTCACGCGCGACTACGTTTTTGATCTGGACGATCAGCAAAATGCCCCGCTGCTGCACGTCTTTGGCGGCAAAATCACCACCTTCCGTAAACTTGCTGAACATGCGATGCAAAAACTGGCGCCTTTCTTCCCGACTATGGGACCAAACTGGACACGCGGCGCCACCTTGCCCGGCGGTGAAATCGCCAACGCGGACTTCGAGGGTTTTCTACAGCAGGTCAAAGCGCAATATCCGTGGCTGCCCCAAGCGTTACGCAAACACTATGCTCGCCTCTATGGTGCACGGTTATCTCAAGTTGTCGGTAATTCCATTCAGATAGCCGATCTTGGTCGCCATTTTGGCGGATTACTTTATGAAGCCGAAGTGCGCTATCTGGTTGAGAAAGAGTGGGCGCAGCAGGCTGAAGATGTGATGTGGCGCCGCACCAAACATAAATTGCATCTCAGCCCTGAGCAGCAGCAAGCCTTTACGCAATGGTTTGACGCCACTTTTGTGACAACGTCACCTGAACCGCTGCGTGTTAACGTAGGATAA
- a CDS encoding sugar phosphate isomerase/epimerase family protein: protein MPLTLSLNTNPLVNRFADPEDLIHTVAQQIRVRDLQLTHEFINPSWEASTIMQMTRRMKKAMNETGVRITSGMTGPYGRLNHFGHPDADVRRYYVNWFKTFADITAELGGDAVGSQFAIFTYKDFNDIARREQMIDIAIDCWAEVAEHAKSAGLSYLFWEPMSVGREFGETLPACMALQQRLSGENLAIPLWMMADIDHGDVTSADPRDYDPYAWAEAVPRYSPIIHIKQSMLDKGGHRPFTLQYNTGGRIQPAPLLDAFAKGGAQDNEICLELSFKEREPTDSQVVADIAESVAFWANHIDSGVQDLNLIR from the coding sequence ATGCCATTGACGCTTTCACTCAATACTAATCCACTGGTGAATCGCTTTGCCGATCCTGAAGATTTGATTCATACCGTCGCGCAGCAGATTCGCGTGCGGGATTTACAGCTTACGCATGAATTTATTAATCCCAGCTGGGAGGCGTCAACCATCATGCAGATGACGCGCCGCATGAAAAAGGCAATGAACGAAACGGGTGTTCGCATCACATCGGGTATGACCGGCCCTTACGGCAGGCTGAATCACTTTGGTCATCCCGATGCGGATGTTCGACGCTATTACGTTAACTGGTTTAAAACGTTCGCGGATATCACCGCTGAGCTTGGCGGTGACGCGGTGGGCTCGCAATTCGCCATTTTTACTTATAAAGATTTTAACGATATCGCCCGCCGCGAGCAGATGATCGATATTGCCATCGATTGCTGGGCAGAAGTGGCTGAACATGCGAAATCCGCCGGTTTATCTTATCTGTTCTGGGAGCCAATGAGCGTGGGCCGTGAGTTTGGCGAGACTCTGCCAGCCTGTATGGCTTTACAGCAACGATTGAGTGGGGAAAACCTGGCGATACCTTTGTGGATGATGGCAGATATCGATCACGGTGATGTTACCTCTGCCGATCCACGCGATTACGATCCCTATGCCTGGGCTGAAGCAGTGCCGCGTTATTCGCCGATTATCCATATAAAACAAAGTATGTTGGATAAAGGCGGGCACAGGCCGTTTACATTACAGTATAATACTGGCGGTCGAATCCAACCGGCTCCGCTGCTTGACGCGTTTGCTAAAGGCGGCGCGCAAGACAATGAAATTTGCCTGGAACTCAGCTTCAAAGAGCGCGAACCCACCGACAGTCAGGTGGTCGCGGATATCGCCGAGAGCGTTGCCTTCTGGGCCAACCATATTGATTCGGGGGTGCAGGATCTCAATCTGATCCGCTAA
- a CDS encoding 6,7-dimethyl-8-ribityllumazine synthase — MQPLKVAFIKANWHSEIVSQALVGFEQELESRGTPFEIKTWDVPGAFEMPLLAQRLAQTGKFDAIVCAALVVDGGIYRHDFVAQAVVTGLMQAQLATNVPVFSVSLTPHNFQPADEFIDFYTAHFVKKGKEAANAVSQIHALEI, encoded by the coding sequence ATGCAGCCGTTGAAAGTCGCCTTTATCAAAGCAAACTGGCACAGCGAAATCGTTTCTCAAGCCCTTGTTGGGTTTGAGCAAGAACTTGAAAGCCGCGGAACACCGTTCGAAATCAAAACCTGGGATGTGCCCGGCGCGTTTGAAATGCCGTTGCTGGCTCAACGTTTAGCGCAGACCGGCAAATTTGACGCGATTGTTTGTGCCGCACTGGTGGTAGACGGTGGCATTTATCGTCACGACTTTGTCGCCCAGGCGGTGGTCACAGGATTGATGCAGGCGCAGCTTGCTACCAATGTGCCTGTTTTTTCCGTTTCTCTGACACCGCATAACTTCCAGCCCGCTGATGAGTTTATCGATTTCTACACGGCGCATTTCGTGAAGAAAGGCAAAGAAGCCGCTAATGCGGTTAGCCAGATTCACGCGCTGGAAATCTGA
- a CDS encoding nuclear transport factor 2 family protein encodes MSNTRPPLPPFTHADQAIQKVRLAEDAWNSREPERVSLAYSEESQWRNRDRFINGRSDIVTFLTEKWQREHEYRLIKELWSFHLNRIAVRFAYEWHDEGDNWFRSYGNENWEFDENGLMTRRFASINDLAISESQRLFHWPQGRRPDDHPSLSELGL; translated from the coding sequence ATGAGCAACACGCGCCCACCTTTACCCCCTTTCACGCATGCCGACCAGGCTATTCAAAAAGTTCGTCTGGCTGAAGATGCGTGGAATAGCCGTGAACCCGAACGTGTTTCCTTAGCCTATTCCGAAGAGAGCCAGTGGCGTAATCGCGACCGGTTTATTAATGGACGCAGTGACATTGTCACCTTTCTGACTGAAAAATGGCAGCGCGAGCATGAATATCGTCTGATCAAAGAGTTATGGAGTTTTCACCTCAATCGCATTGCCGTTCGCTTTGCCTATGAATGGCATGACGAAGGCGATAACTGGTTCCGCTCGTACGGTAATGAGAACTGGGAGTTTGACGAAAACGGATTAATGACGCGCCGTTTTGCCAGCATTAATGATTTGGCTATAAGCGAAAGCCAGCGGCTATTTCACTGGCCGCAAGGCCGTCGCCCTGATGATCACCCTTCTCTCAGTGAGTTGGGTCTTTAG
- a CDS encoding oxidoreductase, with amino-acid sequence MTSLPLFQTGQINKLQLKNRLLVAPMTRISASECGVPGERMQKYYQRFARGGFGTIITEGIYIDDAWSQTYAFQSGLINAEQIAGWRAITESLHVAGSKVIAQIQHAGALSQGNIYRTETVAPSAIQPKGKQLEFYHGKGPYKLPHSLEEDEIQSIISAFANTASHAVNEAGFDGVEIHGANGYLLDQFFTSYTNQRRDCWGGDIAKRLSLSLEVIRAVRQKVGPDVVVGIRISQAKVNDFEHQWSEGETGAAQVFSLLAASGVDYVHITEHQAWQPAFKNGTLSLVELARKAAPDLVLIANGAVDDADKASRVMNLGADFIAIGKSALANPDWPLRVQRGESIDKFDRDLLAPFADVKESELS; translated from the coding sequence ATGACGTCTTTACCCCTTTTTCAAACCGGTCAGATCAATAAGCTGCAACTAAAAAATCGCTTGTTAGTTGCACCGATGACACGCATCTCAGCGTCTGAATGCGGTGTGCCGGGAGAGCGGATGCAAAAATATTATCAACGCTTCGCCCGCGGGGGCTTTGGCACCATTATTACTGAGGGTATTTATATTGATGATGCCTGGTCGCAAACCTATGCCTTTCAATCTGGCTTGATTAATGCGGAGCAAATTGCAGGTTGGCGAGCCATAACAGAAAGTCTTCATGTTGCGGGTAGCAAGGTAATTGCACAGATTCAGCATGCGGGCGCTTTATCACAAGGCAACATTTACCGCACAGAAACAGTCGCGCCTTCGGCAATTCAACCCAAAGGAAAACAGCTTGAGTTTTATCATGGGAAAGGCCCGTATAAGCTGCCGCATTCCCTGGAAGAGGATGAGATTCAAAGCATTATCAGCGCGTTTGCCAACACCGCATCGCATGCGGTTAACGAAGCTGGATTTGATGGTGTCGAAATTCATGGTGCCAACGGCTATCTCCTTGATCAATTCTTCACCAGTTATACCAACCAACGCCGCGATTGCTGGGGCGGTGACATTGCTAAACGTTTGTCACTGAGCCTGGAAGTCATCCGTGCTGTACGCCAGAAAGTAGGGCCAGATGTGGTCGTAGGTATTCGTATTTCGCAGGCAAAGGTCAATGACTTTGAGCATCAATGGTCCGAAGGAGAGACGGGTGCAGCTCAGGTGTTTTCTCTGCTTGCAGCGTCAGGCGTGGATTACGTGCATATCACCGAACACCAAGCCTGGCAGCCAGCATTCAAAAACGGCACATTATCGTTGGTTGAACTGGCGCGTAAAGCTGCGCCTGATTTAGTGTTGATTGCTAACGGCGCAGTAGATGATGCAGATAAAGCCAGCCGGGTGATGAACCTGGGCGCTGACTTTATTGCTATTGGCAAAAGCGCGTTGGCGAATCCAGACTGGCCGCTACGTGTGCAGCGTGGCGAATCAATAGATAAATTTGATCGCGATCTTTTGGCACCGTTTGCCGATGTTAAAGAAAGCGAACTTAGCTAA
- a CDS encoding LysR family transcriptional regulator — protein MNLKDVNVFLMVTQTQSLTQAAKRLNTTPMTVSRRLALLEDELGQRLLHRTTRAVALTAEGEEFLPYARAMLEAERGALNLLSPQKSGAAGNLRVTAPSGFARRTIMPLLPALLANNPELNVDLQFSDDIIDIVGQGFDIAIRIAPLRDSRLVARKLADNPRVLCASPDYIKQHGKPTQLTALSEHNCLRLSSVLQWTFITDGQPTSISVEGRFSSSNVEGVRALCIAGMGLAQLTEWDVREELINGELIAISLDDVQDQMLAVWALFPTSRHLPVRVITFLDVLKQAMQSINMSGAP, from the coding sequence ATGAATCTCAAAGATGTGAATGTCTTCTTGATGGTGACGCAAACGCAAAGCCTTACGCAGGCAGCAAAACGACTCAATACCACGCCCATGACCGTGTCGCGCAGGCTGGCATTACTTGAAGATGAACTGGGTCAGCGTTTACTGCATCGCACAACGCGGGCGGTGGCATTAACCGCTGAAGGAGAAGAATTTCTGCCTTATGCACGCGCGATGTTGGAAGCCGAACGCGGCGCATTAAACTTGCTGTCGCCGCAGAAATCAGGCGCTGCCGGCAATTTACGTGTGACTGCGCCTTCCGGCTTTGCGCGTCGTACTATCATGCCGCTTCTTCCGGCGCTGCTGGCTAACAATCCTGAGCTCAACGTAGATCTTCAATTCAGCGACGACATTATCGATATTGTTGGACAGGGTTTTGATATCGCGATCCGCATCGCACCGCTTCGGGACTCTCGGCTCGTAGCGCGCAAGCTGGCGGATAATCCCCGCGTTTTGTGTGCTTCGCCTGATTATATTAAGCAGCATGGCAAACCCACGCAGCTAACGGCATTAAGCGAACACAACTGCCTGCGGCTAAGCAGCGTCTTACAGTGGACTTTTATTACTGATGGACAACCCACCAGCATCAGCGTAGAAGGCCGCTTTAGCAGCAGCAATGTTGAAGGCGTGCGTGCGCTTTGTATAGCCGGAATGGGATTAGCGCAGCTGACAGAATGGGACGTACGTGAGGAGTTAATTAACGGCGAACTTATCGCCATCTCGCTGGATGACGTGCAGGATCAAATGTTAGCGGTTTGGGCGCTGTTCCCTACTTCACGGCATTTGCCCGTGCGGGTTATCACCTTTCTGGACGTGCTCAAACAAGCAATGCAATCTATCAATATGTCCGGCGCGCCGTAA